Proteins from a single region of Gasterosteus aculeatus chromosome 20, fGasAcu3.hap1.1, whole genome shotgun sequence:
- the LOC120810370 gene encoding rho guanine nucleotide exchange factor 2 isoform X1: MSRLLESRRQDRMKEINLKNKEKVRLKEREKEAREREARTSNGHLFTSLTVSSTTLCSSCSRSITAKEALSCPACNVTIHNRCRDSLASCAKMKQRQQKLTLSRNSSALQNVTMRSKTPMMKERPSSAIYPSDSLRQSLLGSRRVRSGLSLAKSVSTNNIAGMSEDSVGLRRILSQSTESLNFRSRTLSMESLTDDAEWWWSPLLEELQEDGRCVQADSWSLVVEPSFLQTLHKDLIKKQDVIYELIQTEFHHVRTLRIMEGVYRRAMLEEVQLEAAVVHTIFPCLDQLTEWHSNFLSLLLQRRREGLMEGSSTNFTVRCIGDLLLKQFSGQPADDMKKLYSEFCSRHPKAVKLYKEVLNRDRRLQQFIRRACRGPLLRRHGVQECILLVTQRITKYPVLIQRILDNTKGNEEEAQALKRALLLLKELIGSVDQEVLELDRTRRLQEIQARLDPRAEAEVRGGGVFRGGELLRRKLLHEGPLLWKVQGSRMKDVQVLLMSDILVFLQEKDQKFTFASLDKSPVMSLNNLIVRDIANQERGMYLISSSTPPEMYELHASSKEGRRTWMSRIQQTALSCPPRDEFPLIETEDKALLRRLRADIQQKDREVLELLQERVTLFSDLVEATGRGGDGEGGVELSTSSSSCRNLFRADTPHAPRAEPLLISSISEVDKLTELLLNTSINKSSVTNGNQELSNGDSGSPNGSFDSNNSSSKDRNGNQLQERSMNEEVRQRLVGLSTQLHALQAAVIRQDSILELSIGTDPAPSSTTGPAPRLSRSMSRDTGLDSSGEAVLLRRQVELLQEEVTRLRRRGEEPTWEGAETEDKKRGNGEINSVNRGEQQGSRRRGSRELELRPLAPLASQDPVDQLDSEGGSEEEVMRISPRSDSPRDLQDIPEESECGADPS; encoded by the exons CATGTAACGTCACCATCCATAACCGCTGCAGAGACAGTCTGGCCAGCTGTGCCAAAATGAAGCAACGG CAACAGAAACTGACGCTGTCAAGAAACAGTTCAGCTCTGCAGAATGTCACCATGCGCAGCAAAA CTCCAATGATGAAGGAGCGTCCAAGCTCGGCCATCTATCCCTCCGACAGCCTCCGCCAGTCGCTGCTCGGCTCGCGGCGCGTCCGCTCCGGCCTCTCGCTCGCCAAGAGCGTCTCCACCAATAACATCGCAGG gATGAGTGAGGACTCTGTAGGTCTCAGGAGGATTCTGTCTCAGTCCACCGAGTCTTTGAACTTCAGGAGCCGGACTTTGTCCATGGAGTCTCTGACTGATGACG CTGAGTGGTGGTGGAgccccctgctggaggagctgcaggaggacgggCGCTGCGTGCAGGCGGACAGCTGGAGCCTCGTGGTGGAGCCGAGCTTCCTGCAGACGCTTCACAAAGACCTGATCAAGAAGCAGGACGTCATCTACG aGCTTATCCAGACTGAGTTCCACCACGTGCGAACCCTGCGCATCATGGAGGGTGTGTACCGGCGGGCCATGCtggaggaggtgcagctggAGGCGGCCGTGGTTCACACCATCTTCCCGTGtctggaccagctgacggagtGGCACTCCAACTTCCTGTCCCTGCTGCTCCAACGCAGGAGGGAGGGGCTGATGGAGGGCAGCTCCACCAACTTCACCGTGCGCTGCATTGGCGACCTGCTGCTTAAACAG ttttCAGGTCAGCCTGCAGACGACATGAAGAAGCTCTACTCTGAGTTCTGTAGTCGACATCCCAAAGCTGTGAAACTCTACAAAGAAGTTCTAAACCGAGACCGACGGCTGCAGCAGTTCATCAGG CGGGCCTGTCGTGGTCCTCTGCTGCGTCGTCATGGCGTCCAGGAATGTATCCTGCTGGTGACTCAGCGTATCACCAAGTACCCTGTTCTCATCCAGCGGATCCTCGACAACACCAAAG GCAACGAAGAGGAGGCGCAGGCATTGAAGCGGGCCCTActtctcctgaaggagctgatcGGCTCCGTGGACCAGGAGGTGCTGGAGCTGGACCGGACCAGGAGGCTGCAGGAGATCCAAGCCCGTCTGGACCCACGTGCCGAGGCGGAGGTCAGAGGGGGAGGAGtcttcagaggaggagagctgcttAGAAGGAAGCTCCTCCATGAGGGACCACTCCTCTGGAAGGTCCAGGGCTCCAGGATGAAAG ATGTCCAGGTCCTGCTAATGTCGGACATCTTGGTTTTCCTCCAAGAGAAAGATCAGAAGTTCACCTTTGCATCTCTG gacAAGTCTCCAGTGATGTCCCTGAACAACCTGATTGTCAGAGACATAGCCAATCAGGAGCGAGGGATGTACCTCATCAGCTCCTCGACTCCTCCTGAGATGTACGAGCTTCATGCTTCATCTAAAGAGGGCCGGAGGACCTGGATGAGCCGCATCCAGCAGACTGCTCTCAG TTGTCCGCCTAGAGACGAGTTTCCGCTTATTGAGACCGAAGATAAAGCTTTACTGAGAAGACTCCGAG ctGACATCCAGCAGAAGGACAGGGAGGTGCTGGAGCTCCTGCAGGAACGGGTGACCCTGTTCTCTGacctggtggaggcaacaggaagaggaggggatggagaaggaggcgtAGAgctcagcacctcctcctcctcctgcagaaacTTGTTCAGGGCGGACACTCCTCACGCTCCTCGGGCCGAGCcgctcctcatctcctccatcagcgAAG TGGATAAACTGACCGAACTGCTGCTGAACACCAGCATCAACAAGTCCTCCGTAACCAACGGCAACCAGGAGCTCAGCA ATGGTGACTCTGGTTCCCCGAATGGATCATTTGATTCTAACAACAGCTCATCAAAG GACAGAAACGGTAACCAGCTGCAGGAACGGTCCATGAACGAG GAGGTCCGTCAGCGATTGGTTGGTCTGAGCACGCAGCTTCACGCCCTGCAG GCTGCTGTGATTCGTCAGGACTCCATCCTGGAACTATCAATTGGAACAGATCCCGCCCCCTCGTCCAccacaggccccgccccccgcctCTCACGTTCAATGTCGCGCGACACGGGTCTGGACTCGAGCGGGGAGGCGGTGTTGCTGCGGAGgcaggtggagctgctgcaggaggaagtgACACGGCTACgtaggaggggggaggagccaaCGTGGGAGGGAGCAGAGACAGAAGACAAGAAGAGGGGCAACGGGGAAATCAATAGTGTCAACAGGGGAGAACAA CAGGGGAGCAGGAGGCGTGGCAGCAGAGAGTTGGAGCTCCGCCCCCTCGCACCACTGGCCAGCCAGGATCCCGTGGACCAATTAGACAGCGAGGGAGGAAGCGAGGAGGAAGTGATGAGGATCTCTCCTCGCTCCGACAGCCCGAGAG ATTTGCAGGACATCCCAGAGGAGAGCGAGTGTGGAGCCGACCCCAGTTAA
- the LOC120810370 gene encoding rho guanine nucleotide exchange factor 2 isoform X2 has product MSRLLESRRQDRMKEINLKNKEKVRLKEREKEAREREARTSNGHLFTSLTVSSTTLCSSCSRSITAKEALSCPACNVTIHNRCRDSLASCAKMKQRQQKLTLSRNSSALQNVTMRSKTPMMKERPSSAIYPSDSLRQSLLGSRRVRSGLSLAKSVSTNNIAGMSEDSVGLRRILSQSTESLNFRSRTLSMESLTDDAEWWWSPLLEELQEDGRCVQADSWSLVVEPSFLQTLHKDLIKKQDVIYELIQTEFHHVRTLRIMEGVYRRAMLEEVQLEAAVVHTIFPCLDQLTEWHSNFLSLLLQRRREGLMEGSSTNFTVRCIGDLLLKQFSGQPADDMKKLYSEFCSRHPKAVKLYKEVLNRDRRLQQFIRRACRGPLLRRHGVQECILLVTQRITKYPVLIQRILDNTKGNEEEAQALKRALLLLKELIGSVDQEVLELDRTRRLQEIQARLDPRAEAEVRGGGVFRGGELLRRKLLHEGPLLWKVQGSRMKDVQVLLMSDILVFLQEKDQKFTFASLDKSPVMSLNNLIVRDIANQERGMYLISSSTPPEMYELHASSKEGRRTWMSRIQQTALSCPPRDEFPLIETEDKALLRRLRADIQQKDREVLELLQERVTLFSDLVEATGRGGDGEGGVELSTSSSSCRNLFRADTPHAPRAEPLLISSISEVDKLTELLLNTSINKSSVTNGNQELSNGDSGSPNGSFDSNNSSSKDRNGNQLQERSMNEEVRQRLVGLSTQLHALQAAVIRQDSILELSIGTDPAPSSTTGPAPRLSRSMSRDTGLDSSGEAVLLRRQVELLQEEVTRLRRRGEEPTWEGAETEDKKRGNGEINSVNRGEQGSRRRGSRELELRPLAPLASQDPVDQLDSEGGSEEEVMRISPRSDSPRDLQDIPEESECGADPS; this is encoded by the exons CATGTAACGTCACCATCCATAACCGCTGCAGAGACAGTCTGGCCAGCTGTGCCAAAATGAAGCAACGG CAACAGAAACTGACGCTGTCAAGAAACAGTTCAGCTCTGCAGAATGTCACCATGCGCAGCAAAA CTCCAATGATGAAGGAGCGTCCAAGCTCGGCCATCTATCCCTCCGACAGCCTCCGCCAGTCGCTGCTCGGCTCGCGGCGCGTCCGCTCCGGCCTCTCGCTCGCCAAGAGCGTCTCCACCAATAACATCGCAGG gATGAGTGAGGACTCTGTAGGTCTCAGGAGGATTCTGTCTCAGTCCACCGAGTCTTTGAACTTCAGGAGCCGGACTTTGTCCATGGAGTCTCTGACTGATGACG CTGAGTGGTGGTGGAgccccctgctggaggagctgcaggaggacgggCGCTGCGTGCAGGCGGACAGCTGGAGCCTCGTGGTGGAGCCGAGCTTCCTGCAGACGCTTCACAAAGACCTGATCAAGAAGCAGGACGTCATCTACG aGCTTATCCAGACTGAGTTCCACCACGTGCGAACCCTGCGCATCATGGAGGGTGTGTACCGGCGGGCCATGCtggaggaggtgcagctggAGGCGGCCGTGGTTCACACCATCTTCCCGTGtctggaccagctgacggagtGGCACTCCAACTTCCTGTCCCTGCTGCTCCAACGCAGGAGGGAGGGGCTGATGGAGGGCAGCTCCACCAACTTCACCGTGCGCTGCATTGGCGACCTGCTGCTTAAACAG ttttCAGGTCAGCCTGCAGACGACATGAAGAAGCTCTACTCTGAGTTCTGTAGTCGACATCCCAAAGCTGTGAAACTCTACAAAGAAGTTCTAAACCGAGACCGACGGCTGCAGCAGTTCATCAGG CGGGCCTGTCGTGGTCCTCTGCTGCGTCGTCATGGCGTCCAGGAATGTATCCTGCTGGTGACTCAGCGTATCACCAAGTACCCTGTTCTCATCCAGCGGATCCTCGACAACACCAAAG GCAACGAAGAGGAGGCGCAGGCATTGAAGCGGGCCCTActtctcctgaaggagctgatcGGCTCCGTGGACCAGGAGGTGCTGGAGCTGGACCGGACCAGGAGGCTGCAGGAGATCCAAGCCCGTCTGGACCCACGTGCCGAGGCGGAGGTCAGAGGGGGAGGAGtcttcagaggaggagagctgcttAGAAGGAAGCTCCTCCATGAGGGACCACTCCTCTGGAAGGTCCAGGGCTCCAGGATGAAAG ATGTCCAGGTCCTGCTAATGTCGGACATCTTGGTTTTCCTCCAAGAGAAAGATCAGAAGTTCACCTTTGCATCTCTG gacAAGTCTCCAGTGATGTCCCTGAACAACCTGATTGTCAGAGACATAGCCAATCAGGAGCGAGGGATGTACCTCATCAGCTCCTCGACTCCTCCTGAGATGTACGAGCTTCATGCTTCATCTAAAGAGGGCCGGAGGACCTGGATGAGCCGCATCCAGCAGACTGCTCTCAG TTGTCCGCCTAGAGACGAGTTTCCGCTTATTGAGACCGAAGATAAAGCTTTACTGAGAAGACTCCGAG ctGACATCCAGCAGAAGGACAGGGAGGTGCTGGAGCTCCTGCAGGAACGGGTGACCCTGTTCTCTGacctggtggaggcaacaggaagaggaggggatggagaaggaggcgtAGAgctcagcacctcctcctcctcctgcagaaacTTGTTCAGGGCGGACACTCCTCACGCTCCTCGGGCCGAGCcgctcctcatctcctccatcagcgAAG TGGATAAACTGACCGAACTGCTGCTGAACACCAGCATCAACAAGTCCTCCGTAACCAACGGCAACCAGGAGCTCAGCA ATGGTGACTCTGGTTCCCCGAATGGATCATTTGATTCTAACAACAGCTCATCAAAG GACAGAAACGGTAACCAGCTGCAGGAACGGTCCATGAACGAG GAGGTCCGTCAGCGATTGGTTGGTCTGAGCACGCAGCTTCACGCCCTGCAG GCTGCTGTGATTCGTCAGGACTCCATCCTGGAACTATCAATTGGAACAGATCCCGCCCCCTCGTCCAccacaggccccgccccccgcctCTCACGTTCAATGTCGCGCGACACGGGTCTGGACTCGAGCGGGGAGGCGGTGTTGCTGCGGAGgcaggtggagctgctgcaggaggaagtgACACGGCTACgtaggaggggggaggagccaaCGTGGGAGGGAGCAGAGACAGAAGACAAGAAGAGGGGCAACGGGGAAATCAATAGTGTCAACAGGGGAGAACAA GGGAGCAGGAGGCGTGGCAGCAGAGAGTTGGAGCTCCGCCCCCTCGCACCACTGGCCAGCCAGGATCCCGTGGACCAATTAGACAGCGAGGGAGGAAGCGAGGAGGAAGTGATGAGGATCTCTCCTCGCTCCGACAGCCCGAGAG ATTTGCAGGACATCCCAGAGGAGAGCGAGTGTGGAGCCGACCCCAGTTAA